TCGATGTACTTGGCCGTGCCCAGGGTCTTGGCCATTCCATCCTTGCGCGATACGCTCCGGCCGACGGCTGGGGTCATGCGGGCCTGCTGCTGCGGTGGGGATGAGTGGAGGTGCATCTGGAACGAATACGCGTTTTCCGTGCGCGCGCAACTGCGAACTGTGGTCTCACACGGAGGGCACGGAGGACACGGAGGGAAAAAGATGGAGGAACGACAGGAACTGGGAAGGGATCAGCGCGAGAATTACCCCGATCCAATGATTGTTTCTCCTGTTGCAGTTCCTCTGTGTCCTCCGTGCCCTCCGTGTGAGGCCTTCCTTTTTCTTGTCCTGACCCCCCGCATCGGCTATGGTACGGATGACACCATCGACTGCTCTTCCACTTTTCCGACGCCCCCGGAATGACCATCCCGCCCATCCAGATTGGCTACCCCGACTGGGTAGAGTCCCTGATCGACTGGAACCGCCGCTACACGTCGGACGAAGATAAGATGCGGCTCGCCATCGAGGTTTCGCGCGAGAACGTCGTGCGGCAGACGGGCGGGCCTTTCGGCGCGGCGATCTTCGAGCGGGACACGGGCGCGCTGGTGGCCGTGGGGATGAACAGCGTGGTGCGGCTGAACAACTGCACGCTCCATGGTGAGATGGTGGCGTTCATGATGGCGCAGGCGCGGCTGGGGTCGTTCACCCTGCGCTCCGACGATGGACCCGTCTACGAGCTGGTGACCTCGTGCGAGCCGTGCGCCATGTGCCTGGGCGCCACGCTGTGGAGCGGCGTGCGCCGCGTGCTCTGCGGCGCCCATCGCGACGACGCCAGGCGGCTGAACTTCGAGGAGGGCCCCGTCTTTCCCGAATCGCACGAGTACCTGGAGGCGCGCGGCATCGAGATCATCCACGGCGTGCTGCGCGAAGAGGCCAACGCAGTGCTCGAGCTCTACCGGACGAGCCAGGGCATCATCTACAACGGATGACGGCGCCAGTGCTTGAGTGCGTTAGTGCGGGAGTGAACGGCTCCCTGGATTCCGTCGACCTGGACGCTGCCGCGGCCCGGCTGCGCCCCGCCAACCTGGAGTTCGCCGCGCGCTACCCGGGCGAGACCAGCGCCCGCCAGCCGGTGCACACCGTCTATGCGGGTGCCCAGTTCTTTCGCCATGACAGCGCGGTGGAGCATGGGCAGCTCGCGCTGCGTGCGCTAGAGGACTACGCGCCCACCGCGGCCGAGTTCGCGGGCGCGCTGGGGCTGCCCGCGGACGATCTTGCGGAGGCGCTGTACGCGCGCGTGGTCGACAAGCTGACGCGCGAGCCGGTGGAGGACTTCCGCCTGGATTTCGAGGACGGCTACGGCAGCCGCCCCGACGCCGAGGAGGATGAGACCGCCGTCACGACGGCACGCGAGATGGCGCGCGGGATGGATGCCGGGATGCTTCCCGCGTACGTCGGCCTGCGCCTGAAGCCGCTGAACGAGGAGCTGCGCGGCCGCGCCATCCGCACGCTGGACCTGTTTATGACGACGCTGCTGCAGGCGAGCGGAGGGCGGCTCCCCGCCGGCTTCGTGCTGACGGTGCCCAAGGTGACCATCCCCGAGCAGGCGGCCTTCTTCAGCGACGTGCTGGACCTGCTGGAGCCGCGCCTGGGGCTGGCCGAGGGAGCGCTGAAGTTCGAGTTGATGGTGGAGGTGCCGCAGGCCGTCATCGGCGCGGACGGCCGAAGTCCGCTTCCCGGCTTCCTGGCCGCCGCGCGCGGACGGCTGACCGGGGCGCACTTCGGCACCTACGACTACACGTCGGGCGTGGGGATCACCGCCGCGTACCAGGGAATGCGCCACAAGGCGTGCGATTTTGCGCGCCACGCCATGCAGGTGGCGTTCGCCGGCACGGGGATCTGGCTTTCGGATGGATCCACCGCCGTGCTCCCCGTCCCCCCGCACGAGGGCGGCGCGCTCACGCCGGGGCAGGCGCGCGAGAACCGCGACGCCGTGCACCGCGCCTGGCGGATGCACTTCGAAGACGTGCAGCACTCGCTGGTGCACGGCTTCTACCAGGGGTGGGACCTTCACCCCGCGCAGCTGCCCACGCGCTACGCCGCCGTGTTCGCCTTCTTCCTGGCCGGGCGCG
This sequence is a window from Longimicrobium sp.. Protein-coding genes within it:
- a CDS encoding nucleoside deaminase, with amino-acid sequence MTIPPIQIGYPDWVESLIDWNRRYTSDEDKMRLAIEVSRENVVRQTGGPFGAAIFERDTGALVAVGMNSVVRLNNCTLHGEMVAFMMAQARLGSFTLRSDDGPVYELVTSCEPCAMCLGATLWSGVRRVLCGAHRDDARRLNFEEGPVFPESHEYLEARGIEIIHGVLREEANAVLELYRTSQGIIYNG
- a CDS encoding DUF6986 family protein, with translation MNGSLDSVDLDAAAARLRPANLEFAARYPGETSARQPVHTVYAGAQFFRHDSAVEHGQLALRALEDYAPTAAEFAGALGLPADDLAEALYARVVDKLTREPVEDFRLDFEDGYGSRPDAEEDETAVTTAREMARGMDAGMLPAYVGLRLKPLNEELRGRAIRTLDLFMTTLLQASGGRLPAGFVLTVPKVTIPEQAAFFSDVLDLLEPRLGLAEGALKFELMVEVPQAVIGADGRSPLPGFLAAARGRLTGAHFGTYDYTSGVGITAAYQGMRHKACDFARHAMQVAFAGTGIWLSDGSTAVLPVPPHEGGALTPGQARENRDAVHRAWRMHFEDVQHSLVHGFYQGWDLHPAQLPTRYAAVFAFFLAGRDAAAARLRGFLAKAAQAGDSFDDPHAGQGLLNYFLRGIACGAFDEAEVREHTGLSADDLASRSFHHIIGHR